One Verrucomicrobiaceae bacterium genomic window carries:
- a CDS encoding DUF2188 domain-containing protein — MNRKIYHVTKGQDGEWKGKAVGAARASVSGDRKEDVVRRTAEIAKAQPLGQVVIHKENGVIQSERTYGDDPGRYKS, encoded by the coding sequence ATGAACAGAAAAATCTACCATGTAACAAAAGGGCAAGATGGAGAGTGGAAGGGTAAAGCCGTGGGTGCGGCACGAGCCTCCGTCTCTGGTGATCGGAAAGAAGATGTAGTTCGCAGAACTGCTGAAATCGCAAAGGCTCAACCTTTGGGCCAAGTTGTGATCCACAAGGAGAACGGTGTCATCCAGAGCGAGCGCACTTATGGAGACGATCCCGGCAGATACAAGAGCTAG
- a CDS encoding ImmA/IrrE family metallo-endopeptidase, translated as MAIRKRRIEAMVEALLAESNIVEAPVGVSRIAKAKGARIFVDALEGDLSGFLYRDKAQSVIGVNTRHSAARQNFTISHELGHLLLHDQEQLHVDHEFRVRLRNDVSSQGTDEAEQEANFFAASLLMPREFLKKDLENEEYVDLLDDDFLHGLARKYGVSTQALVNRLKNLGYIQE; from the coding sequence ATGGCAATTCGTAAAAGAAGAATTGAAGCAATGGTCGAAGCCTTGCTTGCTGAGAGCAATATCGTTGAGGCTCCAGTTGGGGTTTCACGGATAGCCAAGGCTAAAGGCGCGCGAATCTTTGTCGATGCGCTCGAAGGTGACTTGTCAGGCTTTCTATATCGCGACAAAGCGCAATCTGTTATCGGTGTCAATACACGCCATTCCGCAGCGCGGCAGAACTTCACAATTTCGCATGAACTCGGCCATTTGCTTCTCCATGATCAGGAGCAGCTACATGTCGATCATGAATTCCGCGTTCGACTGAGAAATGACGTGTCGAGTCAGGGAACAGATGAAGCAGAGCAAGAAGCCAATTTCTTCGCGGCGTCACTACTTATGCCGAGAGAATTTCTGAAAAAGGATTTGGAGAACGAAGAGTATGTCGATCTTTTGGATGATGATTTCCTGCATGGTCTCGCCCGCAAATATGGTGTGAGCACTCAGGCTCTCGTCAACCGACTCAAGAATCTAGGCTACATCCAAGAATGA
- a CDS encoding DEAD/DEAH box helicase, with the protein MEFRIADTFTDSLARLTGDEQKAVKTTAFDLQLNPVNSGMSFHKLDKAKDKNFWSVRVNRDIRLIVHKSAANLLLCYVDHHDKAYSWAERRKLETHPKTGAAQLVEIRETVQDIIVPNYVQLELPAAPKARKILFSHISDDELLGYGVPPEWLADVRQADEDSLLALADRLPSEAAEALLELATGGKPRVPQPVPATTDPFEHPDAQRRFRVMSNVEELERALEFPWDKWSVFLHPDQRQSVERNYNGPARVSGSAGTGKTIVAVHRAVHLAKQNPNTRVLLTTFSHILANSLRLKLRRLISNEPRLAERLEVHSINTIGTRLYKSHFGAANLATREDISQCIAAASKEVGGHKFSNQFLFTEWEQIVDAWQLNSWESYRDVTRLGRKTRLPEAQRAVLWQIFERTRASLSSRKLITHAEMFTKLAGAIQKDKNPPFEFAVVDEAQDIGIAHLRFLAAIGERRPDALFFAGDLGQRIFQQPFSWLALGVDIRGRSRNLRVNYRTSHQIRTQADRLLGPEVSDVDGNTEQRGDTVSVFNGPPPAIQVFNSNEEEINAVAEWLSARTKEGVAPHEFGVFVRSDAEIPRAREAVKQAGLEHKILDENVETTTGFASICTMHLAKGLEFRAVAVMACDDEVLPLQERIESVADDADLEEVYNTERHLLYVACTRARDQLLITGIAPASEFLEDLRV; encoded by the coding sequence ATGGAATTCAGAATCGCCGACACTTTCACTGACAGCCTCGCCCGATTGACGGGCGATGAGCAGAAGGCCGTGAAGACGACGGCATTCGATTTGCAGCTCAATCCCGTCAACTCTGGCATGAGCTTTCACAAGCTCGACAAAGCAAAGGACAAGAATTTCTGGTCCGTGCGAGTCAACCGCGACATCCGCCTCATAGTTCACAAGAGCGCAGCGAATCTGCTCTTGTGCTACGTTGACCATCACGACAAAGCATATAGCTGGGCGGAACGCCGCAAGCTGGAGACGCACCCGAAGACCGGCGCGGCTCAGCTCGTGGAGATACGCGAGACGGTTCAGGACATCATCGTTCCCAACTACGTTCAGCTTGAGCTTCCCGCCGCGCCGAAAGCCCGCAAGATTCTGTTCAGCCACATTTCGGATGATGAGCTTCTTGGTTACGGTGTCCCTCCTGAATGGCTTGCCGATGTCCGCCAAGCAGATGAAGACAGTCTGCTAGCGCTGGCTGACCGTCTGCCAAGTGAAGCAGCCGAAGCGCTTCTGGAGCTGGCAACAGGCGGTAAACCCCGTGTGCCGCAGCCCGTGCCGGCCACGACAGACCCATTCGAGCATCCCGACGCGCAGCGCCGCTTCCGCGTAATGTCGAATGTGGAAGAACTGGAACGCGCCCTCGAATTTCCGTGGGACAAGTGGTCCGTCTTCCTGCATCCCGACCAACGCCAGTCCGTTGAGCGCAACTACAACGGCCCGGCCCGCGTCTCGGGCTCCGCTGGAACTGGCAAGACAATTGTCGCCGTGCATCGAGCTGTGCATCTCGCCAAGCAGAACCCAAACACCAGGGTATTGTTGACGACCTTTTCTCACATCCTCGCCAACTCGCTCCGGCTCAAACTCCGCAGGCTCATCAGCAACGAGCCTCGCCTTGCCGAAAGGCTCGAAGTCCATTCCATCAACACGATAGGAACCCGCCTCTACAAGTCGCACTTTGGTGCAGCAAATCTTGCCACCCGTGAGGACATCTCACAGTGCATCGCTGCCGCCTCGAAAGAAGTCGGCGGACACAAGTTCAGCAATCAGTTCCTTTTCACGGAATGGGAACAGATCGTGGATGCCTGGCAATTGAACTCATGGGAATCTTACCGCGACGTGACACGTCTTGGTCGCAAGACACGCCTCCCTGAAGCACAACGCGCCGTGCTCTGGCAAATCTTTGAGCGCACCCGCGCCAGCCTTTCCAGCCGCAAGCTCATCACTCATGCCGAGATGTTCACCAAACTCGCCGGAGCGATCCAGAAGGACAAGAACCCGCCATTTGAGTTTGCAGTGGTGGACGAGGCGCAGGACATCGGCATTGCCCACCTGCGGTTCCTTGCCGCCATCGGCGAGCGCCGACCGGATGCCCTGTTTTTCGCCGGTGATCTTGGGCAGCGCATCTTCCAGCAGCCCTTCTCATGGCTCGCCTTGGGCGTGGACATTCGCGGGCGCTCCCGCAACCTCCGTGTCAACTATCGCACTTCCCACCAAATTCGCACCCAGGCCGACCGGCTGCTTGGTCCCGAAGTCTCGGATGTTGATGGCAACACCGAGCAGCGCGGCGACACGGTTTCCGTGTTCAACGGCCCGCCTCCTGCCATTCAGGTCTTCAATTCCAACGAGGAGGAAATCAATGCCGTTGCCGAGTGGCTTTCAGCCCGCACCAAGGAGGGTGTCGCGCCGCACGAGTTCGGCGTGTTTGTTCGTTCCGACGCCGAAATTCCACGCGCCCGCGAGGCGGTGAAGCAGGCCGGACTTGAACACAAGATTCTGGACGAGAATGTCGAGACCACGACCGGCTTTGCTTCCATCTGCACCATGCACCTCGCCAAAGGTCTTGAGTTCCGCGCCGTGGCAGTCATGGCCTGCGACGATGAAGTTCTGCCATTACAGGAGCGCATCGAATCCGTCGCCGACGACGCCGATTTGGAGGAGGTTTACAACACCGAGCGCCATTTGCTCTATGTCGCCTGCACTCGCGCACGCGACCAGCTTCTCATTACCGGCATCGCGCCGGCTTCGGAGTTTCTTGAAGATTTGCGAGTATGA
- a CDS encoding helix-turn-helix transcriptional regulator: MKNAPQQAMFYHRLGQNIRKCRKRHKLSQDALAKLIGLTRTSLTNIESGRQHPPLHTFCDIVEQLKVDVLELLPRAIAATEPVDVKAMVGMQLRGDKELAFIESGIGIKTGGSNGNS; encoded by the coding sequence ATGAAGAATGCACCACAGCAAGCGATGTTTTATCATAGGCTCGGACAAAATATCCGAAAATGTCGTAAACGGCACAAGCTCTCTCAAGATGCTTTAGCCAAACTGATCGGCCTGACTCGCACTTCACTCACCAACATTGAAAGCGGTCGGCAGCATCCTCCTCTGCATACGTTCTGTGATATCGTCGAGCAATTGAAGGTTGACGTGTTGGAATTGCTTCCGCGTGCTATTGCCGCAACAGAACCAGTCGATGTGAAGGCGATGGTCGGAATGCAATTGCGTGGAGACAAGGAACTAGCGTTCATTGAAAGCGGCATTGGCATCAAAACAGGAGGATCAAATGGCAATTCGTAA